Genomic segment of Synechococcus sp. A18-25c:
GGCTTATCGATCCATGCGGGCCGAAGTGCTTGAAGAGAGCGCTGTGCTGCTGTTCATCGTGCTCAGCTTGCTCCTTCTGGAGGGCATCAATCTGCCGACCGGCGATTACGGAGCTGTGCTTAGTGGAGGGTTGCTCCCCATCCTCAACATCCTCGTCGGGATGAAGGTGACCCTGGGGTCCTGGGGAATGATTCAGCGCTTTTTAAGCACCAATCAACTCCATTAACCCTGAACCAACTGGCGCAAACCCGCCTCAACATCCGGCTGACGCATCAGCGCCTCCCCCACCAGCACCGCTCCGGACCCGGCTTGCTGCACCCGATCCAGATCAGGTCGCGCAAACAGACCTGACTCGCTGACCAGCAGGGCACCTTGCTGACGCAGTCGCTCACCAAAACGCTCCATCAACCGCTCGGTGGTGGCCAGATCCGTCTCAAAACTGGTGAGATCCCGATTGTTGATACCAATCAGGGGGAATTCTCCGATGGTCAGCACCCGCTCCAGCTCCTGCTCGTCGTGCACTTCCACCAGCACCGTGAGACCGAGCGTCTTGGCCACTTTGCGCAGGTAAGCCAGATCCTGATCCGAGAGGATCGCCGCAATCAGCAGTGCAGCATCGGCGCCGGCGGCGCGGGCCTGATACAGCTGATGAGGGCTCAGGATGAAGTCTTTGCAGAGCAGGGGCAGATCGACGGCCTCACGCACAGCAATCAGCACATCAAACCCACCCTGGAAAAAGGTCTTGTCGGTGAGCACGGAAAGGCAGCTGGCACCACCAGCGGCGTAGGCACGCGCAATCGCCACTGGGTCAAAATCCTCGCGGATGACCCCTTTGCTGGGACTGGCCTTTTTCACCTCGGCAATCACCGCCGGCATCACCGGCGCCGCACGTAAGGCCCCAAGAAAATCCCGCGGTGCAGGCAGCTTTGCGACCCGGGCCTTCAGCTGCGCCAGCGGCATGCGCTGACGGGCTGTCTCGATTTCCCGGTCTTTTTCCCAGACGATCTTTTCGAGGATGTTGCGCGGTTCGCTGTCCTCATGCGGGATCGCGTATTCGAGATGAGCCACCTGAACCTTGGGGTTGGGTGGGCGACGACGAATCTCCATGGCTGGTAGCAACGCGAATTGAACTCAGGCAGCGGCGAGAAGCGCAGCTGCAGCCTGCTTGTAGGCCACTTCAACGACTTCGCTGAGGGTGGGATGGGTGTGAACCTCCGTAGCCAGCTGACGCACGCTCTGACGGCGGGCCACAGCGTTGGACACCTCCTGGATCAGATCAGCGGCATGCAGCCCATAGATGTGCGCTCCCAGCACCTCACCAGTGACCTTGTTGAACAGCAGCTTCATCAACCCTTCGCTCTCCAGCTCGGCCAGAGCCTTGGAGTTGGCCTTGAAGTAGCTGCGGACAACACCCAACTCGAAGCCCTGATCGACCGCTTCCTGCTTGGCATCCGCTTCACTCAGACCGACCGAGCTGATCTCGGGGTGGGTGAAGGTCGCCGCAGGGATGCTGCGGTAGTCGATCTCCCGGTTGTGGCCAAGGATGTTGTCGATGGCAACGGTGCCCTGAGCAGCAGCGGTGTGGGCCAGCATCAACTTGCCAGTGACATCACCGACCGCCCAAAGATGGTCCACGGGCTGATCGTTGGCCAGCACACGCATCCGGTCGTCAATGGGCACGAAACCCCGGTTGGTTTCAACGCCAAATGCCTCAAGGTTGAGATCCTTGCTGCTGGGAACACGGCCCGTCGCCACCAGCACCGCATCCACCTCCAAGGTTTCCACAGGGTTGCGGGTCTCCATGTCGACCAACTCGATCTGGACAGGAGCGCCAGGCTTGATCGACTTGGCCAACACGCCGGAACGGGCATCGATATCCCGCCCATCGATCAACTTGCGAGCCGCCAGTTTGGCAATGTCTGGATCGAAGGTGGGCATCACCCGATCCAGGGCCTCGATCATGGTCACCTCGCAACCCAACGCGGTGTACACATCCGCAAATTCCAGACCGATATAACCGCTGCCAATGATGGCGATCCAGCGCGGCAGCCACTCAAGATTCACCGCCTCATCACTGGTGAACACACTGCGACCGTCGGTTTCAATCCCAGGGGGCACAAAGGGATCAGACCCCGTTGCCAGAATCACATCACGGGCTGTGAGCACCCGATCCACTCCACTGACCTCACGGACACCCACCTGTTGAGGGCCCGCCAGCCGTCCCTTGCCGCGAATGATGGTGACACCGGCCCGTTCGAGGGTCTTGGTGAGGTTGCTGCGGATCGTGGCCACCAGATCATTGGCATGGTCCGCGATCTTCTGGCGCTCAAACCGGACCGGCGCTGCATGAATACCGAAACTGGACAGATGCTCAGCATCGGCAAGCTCACGAACCCGGCCGGACGCCGCCAGCAACGCTTTGGAGGGAACACAGCCGCGATTGACGCAGGTCCCGCCCATGTCTCGGGATTCGATGATCGCAACTTTCAGACCATGTTCAGCGGCGTGTTTGGCCGCATCGAAACCGCCGTAGCCGGCACCGATCACGATCACATCGAAGTCGAAACTGGCGTCGCTCACCCGGAGTGTTGCGTGGAAGCGGTCATTGTCGCCCGTCGACGTTCCAGAAGGAGAGGAACCGCTGCAGCTGCCACATTCAACGACTCCAACCGAGGGCTATGGGGCAGGGTCACACCATGGCTGCAACAGGCTTGGAGCAATGGATGCAGGCCTGATCCTTCATTGCCGAGCACCAACACCGTGGGTTGGCACCAATCCAGTTCCCAATAAGGGATGACAGAACACTCGGCTGCAGCGTCGGGCACCAGGGTGCCCACTACCTGAAGGCCTCGCTTTCGGGCCTGACGGAGTTGCAAGGCGAGTTGTTCCACGCCGACATCGTGGGTGGGCCCGAAGCGTCGGAAGGGCACACGCAGCACAGCGCCGACCGCTGAACGCAGCACTTTCGGAGCAAGCGGGTCAGCACCCGCCGCCAGCCACACCTGCTCCACATCAGCCCCAAGGGCAGTGCGCAGCAAAGTGCCCAGATTGCCGGGGTCCTGAACACGATCAAGCGCCAACACAAACGATGGTGTTGACCCAGGCGTTGGCAACCGCTCGAGAGGGAGAAGACAGGCCACACCGTCCGGATTCACCGTGGACAAGGCCGCCTTCAGGGCAACGTCCGACATCGGTTGCACACGAATAAAACCCGACAGTCGCTGCAGAAAGGCCGTATGGGCGTCGAGCCAATCCGTCGTAGCGAACACCTGAACTGGCTCTGGGAGCTGGTCCTTCAGAGCCATCAGTTCTTGGAGTTGGTGGGTGCCTTCGAGCAACAGATGACCGTCCTGCTGTCGGCCAGACGGCGAAGACAGCATTCGCAGACGCCGGATCAACGGATTGCGACGACTGGAGATCAGATCAGCCGCCTGTTCCGCCAAGGGGCTCACCTCAAAAGCTGGCGTGTTTCCGCACTTTCAACCCTTCATGAAGGCTCAGCTCTTTGCCTTCAATATCCATGCCATTCACAGCAGCGATCTCGCCTTTAATTCCTTCGGCTGCGAGATTCTCAACCAACTTTTTGATCACCTGATCTTCAACAGCCGACTGGTCGATGTTGTCGGGCGTGAGAAATTCCAGAAACTTTCCGACCTTGGAAGCCACCACCTCCGATGAGTTGGAGATCTTCAAAACAATCATGGCCGGTTGTCGGAGATTGACTCCAACAAGATAGTGCGGATGGGGAGACTTGAACTCCCACGACATTGCTGCCACTAGTACCTGAAACTAGCGCGTCTACCAATTCCGCCACATCCGCTGGCGTGCGTCGACCAAGCGACCTGTGAAACATACGACATCGCCACGCTGCTCTGGCTCCAGCCCAAAAGCCACTTTGAGGGCCGGCCGTCTAGACGGTCTCAGACCTTCTGGCCAAGATGGGCGTTCCTCCAGAAATCCCAAGGAATGACAGTCGCGGCTCCCGCGTCTCAAGACATTCTCAAGCCGCACCTTGAGATCGATGGAGGGCACCGACTAGAGGGTGAATTGCGCGTCAGTGGAGCCAAGAATTCCGCCTTGGTGCTGATGACAGCGGCTCTGCTCACCGATGAGCCCCTGACGCTGCACAACGTGCCGCCGCTCACTGACATCGATGGGATGGCGAAAATCCTGATGTCGATGGGCGTGGCCGTCGAGCGCAGCCATGAAACGGTGCGACTTCACGCCGCCACCCTGACCAGTGCAGAGCCGCCCTACGAGCTGGTGAACGGCCTCCGTGCCAGCTTCTTCGCCATCGGCTCCATCTTGGCTCGCTTAGGCCACGCCAAGGTCCCCCTGCCAGGTGGCTGCCGCATCGGAGCGCGTCCTGTGGTGGAGCACATCCGAGGCCTCAAGGCACTCGGAGCCATGGTGACCGTTGAACATGGGGTGGTCACGGCCGCTGTTCCCGGTAAGAGCCAACGCTTAAAAGGCAATTCGATTGTTCTGGACTGCCCGAGCGTCGGCGCCACCGAAACCATCCTGATGGCCGCCACGCTGGCCGATGGCACCAGCGTGATCGAAAACGCCGCGCAGGAGCCTGAGGTTCAAGACCTAGCCAATCTGCTCAACGCCATGGGCGCCTGCATCAGCGGCGCCGGCGGTCCGACGATCACGATCCAAGGTGTCGAACGCTTGCAGGGTTGCGACTACACGGTGATTCCTGACCGAATCGAGGCCGGAACATTTCTATTGGCAGCAGCCATCACCCGCTCCGCCCTGCGGGTCGCGCCGGTGATTCCCGACCATCTCAGCGCTGTGCTGCAGAAGCTGAAAGATTGCGGTTGCAAGCTGGAGTTCGACGGCGACGGCATCGTGATCACTCCTGGTGAAATCCAGGGCATTGACATCACTACACAACCCTTCCCTGGCTTCCCTACCGATCTCCAGGCACCGTTCATGGCTCTGCTGGCCACCGCGAAAGGCACCAGCGTGATCACCGAAAAGATCTACGAAAACCGCATGCAGCATGTGGCGGAACTCCAGCGCATGGGCGCAGCGATCCGCGTTCAAGGCAACAGCGCCGTGGTGGAGGGTGTGCCCTGCCTAAGCGGAGCACCGGTGAAAGG
This window contains:
- the lpdA gene encoding dihydrolipoyl dehydrogenase, which codes for MSDASFDFDVIVIGAGYGGFDAAKHAAEHGLKVAIIESRDMGGTCVNRGCVPSKALLAASGRVRELADAEHLSSFGIHAAPVRFERQKIADHANDLVATIRSNLTKTLERAGVTIIRGKGRLAGPQQVGVREVSGVDRVLTARDVILATGSDPFVPPGIETDGRSVFTSDEAVNLEWLPRWIAIIGSGYIGLEFADVYTALGCEVTMIEALDRVMPTFDPDIAKLAARKLIDGRDIDARSGVLAKSIKPGAPVQIELVDMETRNPVETLEVDAVLVATGRVPSSKDLNLEAFGVETNRGFVPIDDRMRVLANDQPVDHLWAVGDVTGKLMLAHTAAAQGTVAIDNILGHNREIDYRSIPAATFTHPEISSVGLSEADAKQEAVDQGFELGVVRSYFKANSKALAELESEGLMKLLFNKVTGEVLGAHIYGLHAADLIQEVSNAVARRQSVRQLATEVHTHPTLSEVVEVAYKQAAAALLAAA
- a CDS encoding TrmH family RNA methyltransferase gives rise to the protein MSPLAEQAADLISSRRNPLIRRLRMLSSPSGRQQDGHLLLEGTHQLQELMALKDQLPEPVQVFATTDWLDAHTAFLQRLSGFIRVQPMSDVALKAALSTVNPDGVACLLPLERLPTPGSTPSFVLALDRVQDPGNLGTLLRTALGADVEQVWLAAGADPLAPKVLRSAVGAVLRVPFRRFGPTHDVGVEQLALQLRQARKRGLQVVGTLVPDAAAECSVIPYWELDWCQPTVLVLGNEGSGLHPLLQACCSHGVTLPHSPRLESLNVAAAAVPLLLERRRATMTASTQHSG
- the trpC gene encoding indole-3-glycerol phosphate synthase TrpC — its product is MEIRRRPPNPKVQVAHLEYAIPHEDSEPRNILEKIVWEKDREIETARQRMPLAQLKARVAKLPAPRDFLGALRAAPVMPAVIAEVKKASPSKGVIREDFDPVAIARAYAAGGASCLSVLTDKTFFQGGFDVLIAVREAVDLPLLCKDFILSPHQLYQARAAGADAALLIAAILSDQDLAYLRKVAKTLGLTVLVEVHDEQELERVLTIGEFPLIGINNRDLTSFETDLATTERLMERFGERLRQQGALLVSESGLFARPDLDRVQQAGSGAVLVGEALMRQPDVEAGLRQLVQG
- the murA gene encoding UDP-N-acetylglucosamine 1-carboxyvinyltransferase, with product MTVAAPASQDILKPHLEIDGGHRLEGELRVSGAKNSALVLMTAALLTDEPLTLHNVPPLTDIDGMAKILMSMGVAVERSHETVRLHAATLTSAEPPYELVNGLRASFFAIGSILARLGHAKVPLPGGCRIGARPVVEHIRGLKALGAMVTVEHGVVTAAVPGKSQRLKGNSIVLDCPSVGATETILMAATLADGTSVIENAAQEPEVQDLANLLNAMGACISGAGGPTITIQGVERLQGCDYTVIPDRIEAGTFLLAAAITRSALRVAPVIPDHLSAVLQKLKDCGCKLEFDGDGIVITPGEIQGIDITTQPFPGFPTDLQAPFMALLATAKGTSVITEKIYENRMQHVAELQRMGAAIRVQGNSAVVEGVPCLSGAPVKGTDLRASAAMVLAGLVAQGKTQVSGLNHLDRGYAGIEAKLKGSGARLERC